acctctgtcctccctccatctctgtcctccctccacctctgtcctccctccatctctgtcctccctccatctctgtcctccctccacctctgtcctccctccatctccatcctccctccatctctgtcctccctccacctctgtcctccctccatctccatcctccctccatctctgtcctccctccacctctgtcctccctccatctccatcctccctccatctctgtcctccctccatctctgtcctccctccatctccgtCCTCCCGTGTGAACGCTGGTGACACGTGGTCGCCCTCAGCACCATTCTCACGTTTGCCCACCCGCCCGTCCACACCGACCCAGTTCCTATGGTGATGAGCGCGGCAGGGCGGACCAAGAGGGACCACTCAGCATCCATAGGGTGTGAGATCTTCAGGGCTTTGTTTACAATCAATAAAAGTCCAATTTAAAAGGATACAACAGTAAACTTGCGTGATGACATACAGTTTGTACATACAGTTTGAAAGGGGAAAGCTTTTTTATAGCCTAGCATAAGCCGAAAAGATCATAAAGGTATAAATGATGTATTATTTCAGAATCTGTGCATGACATATCAAGAATATAAATAACACATTACTGCGTATAGCTGCATATTCCTACTTCCATAGCCAGGGACAGTAATGTCTCACACTGAACATCCCTAATGTTGGTGAATTGCATCAACCCAATGCATCTTAATGTACCAGTTTCACTCACCTGCCCAGACTTACTAATCTTCACCAAATATTGCTGATGTGAATGCAACAATTAGGATGTAAAGAAAATCAGTAATTGGTCTTTGTTATGTACAATCTCTCCCACCAATCACAATCTGCTTAGGCCCCTTCTACCTGTAACCTGTAACATGTTTACCTGTAACCAGACATCATGTTACATCACGATTTCCTAATTGTCGTTAATGAGACTAATCTGTGAAGTGACACTATAAACCTCTTAGAAAATGCCTAATGCTGGATTTCATAAAATGCTATTTACTTTTTTGGCCTATACTCAGTTTAATGGTGTTCTTGCACTTCAAGATCTTACTGCTACATAGTGCTGCCTTAGACAACAATTTACTTGCAGCCTAGAAACCCACAAGCTTTCGTTAGCGTACACTATTTAACGATGCGTAGACTGAGGTCCTGAAGTTAAAAGAgctttctggtaatctgagcaGCTGGTGCTATGGTCCAGTTGCTTGGGTATTCACTTGGGTATTTGACATTGACGTGAGTGGAATGACGTGTCTCGGAGAGCCGACGAAGGAAGTGACTCCTACTGCTTAGTACTGCTGTTAAGACACCACATCATGATGATCACTGGCTCACGTGCACTTTTCATGGACTGGTCCTCTTTTGTTAATCTCTACAGATGAGActatttttctgttttctttgcACTGCTGAGAAGATACCAGCGCTGGATTAGACCTGCTCATTGGTAACAAAGAACCTCAGCCAATGCCAGAAAATTTTTAGGTGCTGTTACATTAAGCCAAACTGATGATGCAATattcctccacccactccatctactccagtGGATGCAGAAACAGCTCACCCACCCTAGACCTACTGGAGCAGTTCAGAGTCTGAACTGAACTGGCTATATTGTCTATATATAGTGTAACATAGCAAGGGCAGTTTGTAGGCTGGTTTGTAGGCAGTTTGTTGCCACTGTCGTCACAGGCTTGCTGGCCAGAGATCGGGCCCCATGCATTTGTAAAGTTCCTTTGTTGTTAAAATGCATAAATACATTTAACTTTGAATTTGACTCTGACGGGTGGGTGGTCGGATGGAGCAAAAGTATTTGAGGAAAAGTAGAACTTATAATAAGAAAACAAAAAGCCTAAGAGAAAGACGACGTCGGGACTGGCAGAGATTTTTTAATAATAAGTCTCCTGAATGGAAAGTATGGAAATACTGTATGTCAGATGTCCTGAATGGAGGGAGTGATTAGGAGCATAAATCATCTGGCTTTTGCCAGCACTATGCAGAAATAACATGAGCATAATGTAGCTGAAGTGTCCTTTCTTAATGAGGTTAATAGCAGCCATTTTGTCAGTGTGGATGAGGATGAACTGGGAAAACAGCAATATTTCTTCTCATCCTTTCATATAACATCAAACaatgacacacaaccacatgaaGTATACGACTTTAGCCAATCTACCTCTAATATCTGCAACTAACCCCAAATGACACTAAGGTGGTCCAGTTTGTGATCAATAGCAGAGCAGATGACTTTGATCTCTTTGTGTCATGGCTCATGGTCTTTCACGATGATGTGACTGCAACAGCAGCTGTGAGATGATTTCAGAAGTGTTCAGAAGAACTGTTTCAACCAAATGTGGAACAATTTACTGGAGGTACACTTTTCAGGAGGCCAATAATCCAGAAGATTCATCCAGTTGTTTTTGGTTCCCAGAAATGGGAAAATTATGTTTTTGTATTTGACGAGGCAGCAAAATTTACTTGTGTTTGTATTTCCATTACAACAAAAGGGAATACATGATGGAAAATTGGCTAAAGACAACCAGTAAGTcatcaaaaatacactgctAACTACTGAGATAACTACTAGCTTAACTAAGCTAACAGTAGAGCTAGCTATCTAGCTATAAGGTAGATCCTGCTGCAAAGAAGGAGGTCTATCAGGCTATGCAAATATCTCGGGCCTAGTCAATAGTAGATGGGACATGAAATAGTAGCGTAGCACGGAGTACACTGGCCTTTAGCTGAATCAGGCGTTCCTGCTGCGTTTCACGCTGCTCCCCCTGTTGTGATCCTGTCATGTCAGTACCAGCAGGAACACAACCACCCGCTGTGGCCCAGTTATGAGGAACACCCAGCTACTTAACATGTTTTAATTCCCCAAAAcaaattatttaataataatatttgtgTTCACATATCACATATATTAGATTCCGGCATGATGTATATATTATGTACGTGGCTCCAATGATGTATATTGGATGCATATATAATTCCTGTATAGCTCACCCAGTTCTCTGAATTTATAGCCAATATTGTACACTTTAAAGTCTTAAGTTATTGTGTAATTAAAATTCTATATGCACAATTACAGTGTAAAGATAATAAACACTGTCATTAACCATTTGCTTATGAACTGCACTGTCTAAACCCTTGAATAATAATAAGTGTAGGAATTgcagtgtctcacacacacacacacacacacacacacacacacacacacacacacacacacacacacacacacacacacacacctaatagAAATGCACACTCTAGCAGTAGGTGTAAGAGACAAAGAGAATGTGCGTTATCCACAATTTAAAGCAacaaagagggagggagaacgAGGGAGAGATAAGATCGATCAGCAGACACAGTGACGTCAAAAGCTTTGACCTAGACAGAATCCAATTTACCACAAGACCaccctttcactctctctctccctctttctctctctctctccctccctctctctctctcacacacacactctctctctcacacacacacacacacacacacacacacacacacacacacacacacacactcactctctccctccctctctctctctctctctctctctctctctctccctctccctccctctctcatacCTTAGATCACACTGAAGAGGAATGGAAAAACAATGCTAAACAGTGTTCACATAAGACATGTATTGCATTTTACATTAGTGCATTATAAGGCATTAATGCACATCTATATCAACATTCCTGTGTTCATACTTTCACATTGTTGTAATATAGCAAAAATAATCTTCCTCTACCAATGGTGCTGTTTGATATAttcataaatattttattaagtATTTATGTAACAAAGCTATGAAGGCATACAGCACATAAATTTGTACCTGGCACCTGATAACCATGCGTAGGGGATGGAgtggtatgtgtatgtgtgtgtgtgtgtgtgtgtgtgtgtggggggggggggtgttgtctgaTGCTTGGAAAACCCACCTTAAAATGGAAAGAATACAGGGTCATTTTAATATATCAGAGCCTCTGATACAAATATCTGATGCCCCAAATACACATAGATATACATGTAAGCCTTAAGTCTGGTATGAGGAGACACAGAATCACATGCCCCTATTCCATCATGTCAAATTACCATACTGACAGAACCGGTTATAAAAAGTAATTAGACATATCATACACGTCATACAAATCCAGATATTaaagatcaatcaatcaatcaatcaatcagtcaaattttatttatatagcgctttttacaacagttgttgtcacaaagcagctttacaagtgccgagtcctagcccccagtgagcaagccaagatTTCTAGGTTTATTATATTTCATTCACACATCAAAGTATAGTcattcacacacaaaatcaACAATTGTTCTGTCTCTGTAAATCTCTCTCTAAAACATTCACTGATgtaatttctctttctctctctctctctctctctctctctctcacacacacatacacagcacacacatatacatacatacacacatgcacacgcatacatacactcacgaaaaacctccctctttctctctctctctcacacacacacacacacacacacacacctccctctttctctcctctttgcAGATCGGATGTATGAGTCATCACTTGCCAGGCAATTTTCAGATTTTCTCAGCAGTCCCACAACAAGTTGGTAATATGTGCCAGCgttgtgtgttgttgttgttgtggtgggggtggtggtgtttgtggggggTGGGTCAGGAAAATGAGAGCGAGTGACGCAACGTTTTAGTTTATTTTTGCTCTAAAGCTGCTTTGGTGGGACTGAATCATTACTTTTTCTACAGAGGACTTTTAAAAAGGATGGACAGTATCTATGTGTGTCTCAGGTTAAAAGGTATGCAAAAAAGATGTGGTAAAAAGAGAGCCGCCCACGTAAAGCTCCCCCGACCATAAAGCAGTGCGCTATCATTCTGTCAGTCCAATTACTGAGCATGGTTGTTCCCTCAGCCCCATTAGATGAATCTGTAATGAGCGCTTCAGCGCGCGAGAGCCACTAGAACCTGTTGTTAGGCAACATGTTTCAATGGGCGTGCATAATTACCGAGGATCACCCGTTTAATGAGTGTTtatatttctttttcttttttttttgttttgtttggggaCCACATAATCATTATAGACCTCCAATGCCCTTTTCTGGATTAATTTAGATAAAACACATGTCAGCATCCCTTTCAATTTGTAGGGCGAACAAATAAGCtgaaacatgtgtgtgtgtgtgtgtgtgtgtgtgcgcgcgcgcctcCGTTCCCTTTGAGTCTGGTCTTGCGTATGTTGCTCCGGTGACGCACGAGTCAGGTGGCTCCTCTTATAACGGGCGGAGCTGTCCGCGGTGCTGAAGGGAGAGACACACTGGACGAACGCTGCTGAGACACGGAGGCAGATCACGAAACAAAGGGAGCGATGTGAAGCGCGCTCAACACACACCGCTCGAGCGAATTAAAAGAGGTAAGCGTTGTTTTCGTGATTGTTTCGCTAACACGCCGACAAAGCCACGCAAACAGAACTGCGTAGATATAAACTTTTCAGTGCGTATACGCAATCGGCGATTTTATCTTTAAAGAAGCAAACGATAAGGCGCTTTAAAAAAATGcacattacaaaaaaaaatcttagaCTTCTTCAGTGTTTTTGCTTAtgatttcttttattttttccgTGTATTACCTAAACTGAAAACCCCATTATATTTAGAGACAATAAAGTTCTATGTTTTAAGTTGTGAAGACTGGTAACGCACTTTTTCCTGACCTCTCGAATCTTCCTCCTCCGGTTAAATTGTGAACGGGTGGCGTCTGGGTGTAGCTGCTCTTCATCACGGAGCCGCGCCGTATCCGTGGTAACCAGTGATGAGTCACTGAGTCGAAGCAGCAATTTGGAAAGTAATGAGCCTTGCGGCGCGAGCGCGTGCGCGCGAACCGCTCTGCAAACACTCGCAAGAAAAGGGGCTTTCAACAGATGCCCGTTTAGATGCGTGTATAGCCTATATACACTTTGGTGCAGTGCATGAGACGGGAAAGAGGTTAAGTGAGcggtagagacagacagatcgAAAGCGTTGCGGGTCGGAACACTAAAATGTTTCACATTAAACAGAGATAAGAGACATTGTCATAAGAAAACGAACGGGACCGCGTGAAAAGGGAAAAATCATCTAAATCGCGATCGGCTGATTCAGGTCCGTTCAGGTGAGAGTTGTAGTGACTGCAAACTTAAATGCGCTCAATGAAATAACTGAAATAAAGTCACACGTGCATTCCGTCTTATTCTTGCCGTCACGTGTGTACATCTATGCATGGTCAAAAAATGTATTGACTTAATAAAAATGGCTACTGATTTTTCGTGATTTAATAGtggtctgtctcctcctctcctctccatttCTTAGGTGAAACAATGCCATCATTAGCCCGGCTCTGCACTACAGGCATGTCCCtcgtctcctccctctccctcctccccgtGCTCCTCCTCCTACACGCCGGGGTTCAGGGAGCCACCCTGTGGGAGCCTCGCCAGCAGGGCGGCGACCCTGATACCTTCGGGCCCGTGTACCGGGCTCCGCCCCCGCCCAGCACGGCCATGCTGCAGGCCCTACGCCACATCCAGAGACTCAGCCAGCAGGCCCGGGAGGACGGAGGCGACGTGGAGCGCATCCGCACCGTGCTGCAGCAGGCCACGCCTGCCAGGGCCCCCGCCGGAGCGTACCGTCCGAGAGGGGGGGGGCGCGAGGCGGCCGGACGGTGGGACGGTCAGGAGGACGGGGGACGGTCGTGGATGGAAGCGGTCCTCAGTGCGCTGCGACAGGCCAACGAGGCGGCAGCCCCTCAGGAAGCAGCCCACGCGGCTCGCGGGCAATCCGTTAAAGCCCGGCACCCACTTTTCAGCCTCCCGCCTCCTCCTGGGCCCGCAGAAGAGCAGGAGAGGCTGGCGAAGGCAATGGGTGTGAATAGATACGACAGGAAGTTGCCACCGGTGTTCGAGGACAAGGAAGGGCAGGACCAGCCACTTAAACGGACCAATGAAAATGCAGAGGAGCAGTACACGCCCCAGAAACTGGCCACCCTCCAATCAGTGTTCGAAGAGCTCAGTCAGATCGCAAACTCTAAGGCTTACAACAAACGTCATAACGCCGAGGATGATGAAGGCGATGACGCTAATGAAGATTATGGCTGGTACAGGGAGAAAAAGTTAGCGTTTGAAGACGGAAAGGGAGAAGAGGACTTATCACCTCTGGAGGAGCAAACAGAACTGGAGGAGGAGGGAACACGGAGACGCCAGTTCACTGGTGGCTTAGGCGATGGTGTggatgaggaggatgaagaaGCCTTTGATGGAGAAGGAGATGACAGGGACGATGAGGTCAAAAGATCAAAGCAGTCGGATCTGCTTCAGATGGaaaaggaggaggagccagATGATGTCACCAGGCTGGTGGACTACTATTTGTTTAAGGTTCTGGAGAAGACAGAGCAGGGGAAGCAGAGGAGGGatgaagagaaggagaaagaagatgaagaagaggaggaggaggagagtaaTGAGGAGcaggaaagaggagaggaggaagatgaacagagagatacagagagaaggGCTGCCCAGCTGTGGTACGGAGGAGATCCAAAGCCTCTGAATCAGCTAATTAAGATATCCCAAAAACTCAAGATCCCTCCAGAAGACATCGTAGACCTCCTGGAGGGTGAAGAGAGCAAGAATCCTGACAGACTCTGGCAGCGCACGCAGGGGCAGACACGGACACCCTCGCTCCATGACCCAAACCCACCAGGACCACACAAAGAGCCAGCCGGCATGCCCTACGGACGGCTGCCGCAGACACAAGACACGAGCGCCGTCACTGGAGACATCCTGAGGATCCTGGGACTGGTGAATATGGCTCAACCTGGCAACAAATCTATCCTGAGGTCCAACCAGTACAAGCCCTCCCTGAGCTATTCCCCAATGGAGAGGGATCTTCCGGAGTACGCGGTGTCCCAGCGCGGCAGGGAGCGGCTCGGGCCCGACTACGACGACGCCGTGGACGAGAACGGGCTCGCCAGGTACCTGGTGGCTGAGCTGCTGGCACAGAGGCAAAGACGCACGTCGCCGGAACTCGAGCTGGCCGTCAGGGACTTCCTGGATGACCCAGAAATGAGCATGCTGGGAAAGAAACAGGCGGAGCAGGAGAAGGCCGACGAAGACTCCGATGAAGACACGCTGCTGGGAATCCTGCAATACCTGAACCTGGACAGCGGTGACACGGACGAAAGAGACCTTAATGGGAAAACGGTTGCAGGAATGTAGATGTCTGTCTTGTACACATCCCTTATTGTTTAAAGCTGACTTATGGTACaataaagtattttgaaaacaaTCCATTTTAGTCAACGTAACATTGTAGATTTTGGTCTTTTCTTCCTTTTAGCAGAGACATTCT
This sequence is a window from Brachyhypopomus gauderio isolate BG-103 chromosome 16, BGAUD_0.2, whole genome shotgun sequence. Protein-coding genes within it:
- the scg2a gene encoding secretogranin-2a, which translates into the protein MPSLARLCTTGMSLVSSLSLLPVLLLLHAGVQGATLWEPRQQGGDPDTFGPVYRAPPPPSTAMLQALRHIQRLSQQAREDGGDVERIRTVLQQATPARAPAGAYRPRGGGREAAGRWDGQEDGGRSWMEAVLSALRQANEAAAPQEAAHAARGQSVKARHPLFSLPPPPGPAEEQERLAKAMGVNRYDRKLPPVFEDKEGQDQPLKRTNENAEEQYTPQKLATLQSVFEELSQIANSKAYNKRHNAEDDEGDDANEDYGWYREKKLAFEDGKGEEDLSPLEEQTELEEEGTRRRQFTGGLGDGVDEEDEEAFDGEGDDRDDEVKRSKQSDLLQMEKEEEPDDVTRLVDYYLFKVLEKTEQGKQRRDEEKEKEDEEEEEEESNEEQERGEEEDEQRDTERRAAQLWYGGDPKPLNQLIKISQKLKIPPEDIVDLLEGEESKNPDRLWQRTQGQTRTPSLHDPNPPGPHKEPAGMPYGRLPQTQDTSAVTGDILRILGLVNMAQPGNKSILRSNQYKPSLSYSPMERDLPEYAVSQRGRERLGPDYDDAVDENGLARYLVAELLAQRQRRTSPELELAVRDFLDDPEMSMLGKKQAEQEKADEDSDEDTLLGILQYLNLDSGDTDERDLNGKTVAGM